Proteins from a genomic interval of Gossypium hirsutum isolate 1008001.06 chromosome A09, Gossypium_hirsutum_v2.1, whole genome shotgun sequence:
- the LOC107889207 gene encoding aluminum-activated malate transporter 2 — protein sequence MQAFLITFCISAMDLECASQETVKQGLLARGWPPIKGFSKHVKTKVFEFFSHLIKLGQDDPRRVVHSLKAGLALTLVSLFYYYQPLYKSFGVSAMWAVITVVVVFEFSVGATLGKGVNRGLATLLAGGLAVGAHQLANLSGRIGEPIVLGFFVFLQAAVSTFVRFCPQIKARYDYGLLIFILTFSLISISGFRDDEVLELVHKRLLTVLIGGSTCVIISVLLFPVWAGQDLHNLIASNMEKLGIFLEGFGDEYFKMPEDGESKEDRPFLQGYKSVLDSKTNEDALANFARWEPRHGRFQFRHPWKQYLKIGALTRKCAYRIESLNGHLYADIQAKREIRSKIQETCTTISMESGKALKELSMAIKTMVQPFAADIHIENSKSSVKNLDTLLKSGLWDDETDLLEVVPVATVASLLIDVVTCTAEIAESVNELATMLKFEVVEPTVSPEKTETGQPKIGIS from the exons ATGCAAGCTTTTCTTATTACTTTTTGCATATCAGCTATGGATTTAGAGTGTGCCAGTCAAGAAACAGTAAAACAAGGCCTGCTTGCTCGTGGATGGCCACCGATTAAGGGTTTTAGCAAGCACGTTAAGACTAAAGTGTTTGAATTTTTCAGTCACTTGATAAAGCTTGGCCAAGATGATCCAAGAAGAGTAGTTCACTCCTTGAAAGCCGGACTTGCACTCACCTTGGTCTCATTGTTTTATTACTACCAGCCATTGTACAAAAGCTTCGGCGTTTCCGCAATGTGGGCTGTGATTACTGTTGTCGTCGTCTTCGAATTTTCTGTCG GGGCTACACTTGGGAAGGGAGTGAATAGAGGATTGGCAACATTGCTTGCTGGTGGTCTAGCTGTTGGGGCTCATCAGCTGGCTAACCTATCGGGACGGATAGGTGAGCCCATAGTACTCGGGTTCTTTGTCTTCCTCCAAG CTGCGGTATCAACATTTGTAAGATTCTGCCCCCAAATCAAGGCGAGATACGATTATGGGCTATTGATATTTATTTTGACATTCTCTTTGATCTCGATTTCGGGTTTTCGAGATGATGAAGTGTTAGAATTGGTTCACAAGAGATTGTTAACCGTCCTCATAGGTGGCTCAACCTGTGTCATAATATCCGTTTTGCTTTTCCCTGTGTGGGCTGGTCAAGACCTTCACAACTTGATTGCTTCCAACATGGAAAAGCTTGGGATCTTCCTAGAAG GGTTTGGAGATGAATACTTTAAAATGCCAGAGGATGGAGAGTCCAAAGAAGATAGACCCTTCTTGCAGGGTTATAAAAGTGTTCTTGACTCCAAAACCAACGAAGATGCCTTG GCTAATTTTGCAAGATGGGAACCAAGGCATGGTCGATTTCAATTCCGACATCCATGGAAGCAGTACCTGAAGATTGGAGCTCTAACACGAAAGTGTGCCTATCGAATTGAATCTCTTAACGGACACCTATATGCTGACATTCAA GCAAAACGGGAAATCCGAAGTAAAATCCAAGAGACATGCACAACAATAAGCATGGAATCTGGTAAAGCATTGAAGGAACTATCAATGGCGATCAAAACAATGGTGCAACCATTTGCTGCTGATATCCACATTGAGAACTCAAAATCCTCCGTAAAGAATCTCGACACTTTGCTCAAATCAGGGTTATGGGATGATGAAACGGACCTATTGGAAGTGGTACCAGTGGCCACAGTAGCTTCGTTATTAATCGATGTAGTCACCTGCACGGCCGAAATTGCTGAATCTGTTAACGAACTTGCAACGATGCTAAAATTTGAAGTCGTTGAGCCAACTGTCTCACCTGAAAAGACCGAGACAGGACAACCTAAAATTGGGATATCTTAG